A window of the Plasmodium knowlesi strain H genome assembly, chromosome: 2 genome harbors these coding sequences:
- a CDS encoding tRNA pseudouridine synthase D, putative, with protein MMFLGWHTTKLLSGSRKNVTLALAKKWNFTKEVRHFAASYLLEEDVGINHFMSNFLGENGFDVEEKKKDLVCIFKYKCEDFHVYEIGKDKNILNLSYVRERVQRESGSYHASNEARDSLEEVDSDHKLKGKQKITIKKPASTQEGRDHDGCYRSPQPDGESNSQEEKNEWISFILYKVNKDTQEAIREISKSTNIPIKDFYYAGFKDKRSVSTQIISTRMMHIDKIRNMMRNGQSNDKRMKNIQICSLEKVHKKIELGAHSGNRFVVVLRNVQRHEDYLRHKLEQIKKHGFINYFGMQRFGVYKNTFNKGKALIRRDYKEYIGHVLDPLIFENKRFYGNATKDNLTIFLKRACDIYQKKNATFAFRYLSHKTNKLLKRSDAIPRDDLSKPASANKHLFSYLTNSEYEAYILLRNLYMCERNSRGRGKGGGGNSVDSGFTDRIDRTDHNDGGSKVNDLAEAENRKCLVDSALNDPGIMHTNVHEEENHFYKNEKTCVKGVSMETRRFHMHSYSAKIFNMLTSYRLENFGIAPGKGDYVFLKEMQSEGEEAKTQHKYIAVLYGRDESAEGCRTDGQMEDASIYNVVLPVLGSMPPRLSYLNVFKKLYRKYRGSQVRLVFLEILLYLMHTLHEDELFSVHGDNVATAFLQHLIKKEDKKNVNQSIRLASDNILNNAIPIKQALHTIKKFDQYVNSFEYEYGMTCVFRNVVTRPTHMYFCFCQYKEPKRKFLSDFYAASNSEKNENSKGKVHVRPCSETEVCKNGQIKGIPTSDSKHSEISLRRYQGEQKDKDKTGTYSHNVATGGYKNTSPKEKKENMNNEYFQSHTNNHSSSKEKMTKCEGNLGALILSFSLNSSSYATMLVRELYGKRNELLVYNLIKNCENYDKEVGMLGEMGKKQ; from the coding sequence ATGATGTTTCTGGGATGGCACACAACCAAGTTGCTGTCGGGGAGCAGGAAAAATGTAACTTTAGCGttagcaaaaaaatggaacttcACAAAGGAGGTGCGTCATTTTGCAGCTAGCTATTTATTAGAAGAGGATGTCGGGATCAACCATTTTATGAGCAACTTCTTAGGTGAAAATGGGTTCgatgtggaggaaaaaaaaaaggacttGGTGTGCATctttaaatataaatgtgAAGATTTTCACGTCTATGAAATtgggaaagataaaaatatcTTGAATTTGAGCTATGTTAGGGAGAGGGTGCAAAGGGAGAGTGGGAGTTACCATGCGAGTAACGAAGCGAGAGACAGCCTCGAAGAGGTAGATAGCGATCATAAGCTTAAAGGGAAGCAGAAAATAACAATCAAGAAACCTGCATCAACGCAAGAGGGGAGAGACCACGATGGATGTTACAGGTCGCCACAACCAGATGGGGAAAGTAATTCccaggaggagaaaaatgaatggatAAGTTTTATTCTGTATAAAGTGAACAAGGACACACAAGAAGCCATCAGAGAAATTAGCAAAAGTACGAATATCCCCATAAAAGATTTTTACTACGCAGGCTTTAAAGACAAAAGAAGTGTGTCCACGCAAATCATTTCCACTAGGATGATGCACATTGATAAAATAAGGAACATGATGAGGAATGGTCAGTCCAATGATAAAAGAATGAAGAATATACAAATTTGTAGCCTAGAAAaggtacacaaaaaaattgagcTAGGAGCACATAGTGGCAATAGATTTGTGGTAGTTCTGAGAAATGTACAAAGACATGAAGATTATTTAAGGCATAAATTGGAGCAGATTAAAAAACATGGatttataaattattttggaATGCAAAGATTTGGAGTCTATAAAAATACCTTCAATAAAGGGAAGGCGTTAATACGAAGGGACTACAAAGAATACATAGGGCATGTCTTagatcctctcatttttgaaaataaaagattttATGGAAATGCTACTAAAGATAATCTGACCATTTTCTTGAAAAGGGCTTGCGACATatatcagaaaaaaaacgctacCTTTGCTTTTCGTTATTTGTCTCACAAAACGAATAAGCTGCTTAAAAGGAGCGACGCCATTCCGCGTGACGACCTGAGCAAGCCGGCTAGCGCGAACAAGCACCTCTTTTCGTATCTGACTAATTCGGAGTACGAGGCGTACATCCTCCTGCGTAATTTGTACATGTGCGAGAGGAATAGTCGCGGGAGGGGAaaaggtggtggtggtaatAGCGTCGATAGCGGTTTCACCGATCGGATTGATCGCACCGATCATAATGATGGAGGAAGCAAAGTAAATGACCTCGCAGAAGCGGAGAATCGGAAATGTTTGGTCGACAGTGCACTGAATGATCCTGGCATAATGCACACTAATGTGCACGAGGAAGAAAACCATTTTTACAAGAACGAGAAGACATGCGTTAAGGGGGTGAGCATGGAGACAAGGAGATTTCACATGCACTCTTACAGCGCGAAGATATTTAACATGTTAACATCCTATCGGTTGGAAAATTTCGGTATCGCTCCTGGAAAGGGCGACTATGTCTTTTTGAAGGAGATGCAAtcggaaggggaagaagcaaaaacgCAGCATAAGTACATAGCTGTGTTGTATGGTAGGGATGAAAGCGCCGAAGGGTGTAGGACCGATGGCCAAATGGAAGATGCAAGCATATATAATGTTGTTTTGCCTGTCCTGGGAAGCATGCCCCCCAGGCTCTCTTACCTAAACGTCTTCAAGAAGTTATACAGGAAGTACAGGGGAAGCCAAGTAAGACTTGTTTTCTTAGAAATATTACTCTACCTGATGCATACCCTCCACGAAGATGAGCTGTTCAGTGTGCATGGCGATAATGTAGCAACTGCGTTTTTAcagcatttaataaaaaaagaagataagaaaaatgttaatcAGTCCATTCGACTAGCTAGCgataatatattaaataatGCCATTCCAATTAAACAAGCCTTACATACAATAAAAAAGTTTGACCAGTACGTCAATTCGTTTGAATACGAGTATGGAATGACTTGTGTCTTTAGAAACGTAGTCACGCGGCCAACCCATATGTATTTCTGCTTCTGTCAGTATAAGGAACCGAAGAGAAAATTCCTCTCCGATTTCTATGCCGCGTCTAATTCTGAGAAAAATGAGAATTCGAAAGGGAAAGTACATGTTCGTCCGTGTAGCGAAACGGAAGTATGCAAGAATGGGCAGATAAAAGGCATCCCCACCTCTGACAGTAAGCATAGCGAAATATCTCTACGTCGTTATCAAGGTGAACAGAAAGATAAGGATAAAACGGGGACATATTCACATAATGTGGCTACAGGTGGGTATAAAAATACATCcccaaaagagaaaaaggaaaacatgaaCAATGAATATTTTCAAAGTCATACAAACAATCATAGTAgcagtaaagaaaaaatgacaaaatgcGAAGGAAATTTGGGTGCCCTAATATTAAGCTTTAGCTTGAACTCCTCCTCCTATGCTACCATGTTGGTGC